In Nocardioides marinus, one DNA window encodes the following:
- a CDS encoding NADP-dependent oxidoreductase, which yields MSNRTREIHLTRRPVGRPVSEDFTLAEVELPDPGPGQVLVRNTVLSVDPYMRGRMNDTESYVAPYALNAAMDGGAVGEVVASEDPSLAVGDTVTHMAGWREHALLDAGEARRVDVSRVPGSAYLSVLGMPGLTAYVGLTRIGKLAEGEVVHVSGAAGAVGSLVGQMATLLGASYVTGSAGSPEKVRWLTDDLGFDAAYDYRDGDLTGQLGTALDGRRIDVYFDNVGGDHLEAAIEHMADFGRVAACGAISTYDATEPPPGPRNLTRIVQRRLTVSGFIVGDHRDAASEFYRTVGGWLAEERLSFRETFVDGLENAVEGFLGLGTGGNTGKMLIRL from the coding sequence ATGAGCAACCGCACCCGCGAGATCCACCTGACCCGCCGCCCGGTCGGCCGACCTGTCTCCGAGGACTTCACCCTCGCCGAGGTCGAGCTCCCCGACCCCGGGCCCGGCCAGGTCCTCGTCCGCAACACCGTGCTCTCGGTGGACCCCTACATGCGCGGCCGGATGAACGACACCGAGTCCTACGTGGCGCCCTACGCCCTGAACGCCGCGATGGACGGCGGTGCCGTGGGCGAGGTGGTCGCCAGCGAGGACCCGTCCCTGGCCGTCGGCGACACCGTCACCCACATGGCCGGCTGGCGCGAGCACGCGCTGCTCGACGCCGGCGAGGCCCGCCGGGTCGACGTGAGCCGGGTCCCGGGGTCGGCGTACCTCTCGGTGCTGGGCATGCCCGGCCTCACCGCCTACGTCGGCCTCACCCGCATCGGGAAGCTCGCCGAGGGCGAGGTCGTGCACGTCTCCGGCGCCGCCGGCGCGGTCGGCTCCCTGGTCGGCCAGATGGCCACGCTGCTCGGCGCCTCCTACGTGACCGGGTCCGCCGGGTCGCCGGAGAAGGTCCGCTGGCTGACCGACGACCTCGGTTTCGACGCGGCCTACGACTACCGCGACGGCGACCTCACCGGCCAGCTCGGTACGGCCCTGGACGGTCGCCGCATCGACGTCTACTTCGACAACGTCGGCGGTGACCACCTCGAGGCCGCCATCGAGCACATGGCCGACTTCGGCCGCGTCGCGGCCTGTGGCGCGATCTCCACCTACGACGCCACCGAGCCGCCCCCGGGCCCGCGCAACCTCACCCGGATCGTGCAGCGCCGGCTGACGGTGTCCGGGTTCATCGTCGGGGACCACCGTGACGCCGCCTCGGAGTTCTACCGCACGGTCGGCGGCTGGCTGGCCGAGGAACGGCTCAGCTTCCGCGAGACGTTCGTCGACGGCCTCGAGAACGCCGTCGAGGGGTTCCTCGGGCTGGGCACCGGCGGCAACACCGGCAAGATGCTCATCCGTCTCTGA
- a CDS encoding peptidylprolyl isomerase, whose translation MLTRPLATVAVLALLGSLTACGSEDDSTATDDPTTTASSDGGTGSFEPAPEGECAYPSDGNPAVEGVEPPSPDPTVEGEVEVSIATSAGQIDATLDAAATPCTVNSFVSLADQGYFDGTECHRLTIAPSTIFVLQCGDPTATGTGGPGYTIPDELSGEETYPAGTLAMAKTPYPDSGGSQFFMVYEDTPLPPNYTVFGTVDPEGVDVLRAIAEKGTANGGPDGPPTETVELESVTAG comes from the coding sequence ATGCTGACCCGACCCCTCGCGACCGTGGCCGTGCTGGCCCTCCTGGGCTCCCTCACCGCCTGCGGCTCCGAGGACGACTCCACCGCCACCGACGACCCCACGACCACGGCCTCCTCCGACGGTGGCACCGGCTCCTTCGAGCCCGCGCCCGAGGGCGAGTGCGCCTACCCCTCCGACGGCAACCCGGCGGTCGAGGGCGTCGAGCCGCCCTCCCCCGACCCGACCGTGGAAGGCGAGGTCGAGGTCAGCATCGCGACCAGTGCCGGGCAGATCGACGCCACCCTCGACGCCGCGGCGACCCCCTGCACGGTCAACTCCTTCGTCTCGCTGGCCGACCAGGGCTACTTCGACGGCACCGAGTGCCACCGGCTGACCATCGCGCCCAGCACGATCTTCGTGCTCCAGTGCGGCGACCCCACCGCCACCGGCACCGGCGGGCCCGGCTACACCATCCCCGACGAGCTCAGCGGCGAGGAGACCTACCCCGCCGGCACGCTGGCGATGGCCAAGACCCCCTACCCGGACTCCGGGGGCTCGCAGTTCTTCATGGTCTACGAGGACACCCCGCTCCCGCCGAACTACACGGTCTTCGGCACCGTCGACCCCGAGGGCGTCGACGTGCTGCGCGCCATCGCCGAGAAGGGCACCGCCAACGGCGGCCCCGACGGGCCCCCGACCGAGACCGTCGAGCTGGAGTCCGTCACCGCAGGCTGA
- a CDS encoding alanine racemase: MPVATPYLRVDLGRLRRNVRRVADQAAAAQISLRPHAKTHKSLEIARLQLAMGARGLTVATVGEAEAFVRGGCTDVFIAYPLWVDDHRAERLRDLTEQARVAIGVDSVYSAANLGRRLGGTGVEVLVEIDSGHHRTGVRPEEAGDVARASARVGLPVRGVFTFPGHGYSPGAADEVVATEARALRRAREAVEAEGIEVRVVSGGSTPTLAASLVSAGVSGADEAGGQDVGRVTELRPGVYVFGDAQQWELGTTDPDDIALTARTTVVSHAGGRVVLDAGSKVLGADRAAYATGYGRVLERPRARIVSLSEHHAVVEWPGRRPRLGTQLDVVPNHVCAAVNLSDALWVEEAGRLRAWPVAARGLNS, translated from the coding sequence ATGCCGGTCGCGACGCCCTACCTGCGCGTCGACCTGGGCCGGCTGCGCCGCAACGTACGCCGGGTGGCCGACCAGGCCGCGGCCGCCCAGATCTCGCTGAGACCGCACGCCAAGACCCACAAGAGCCTGGAGATCGCCCGTCTCCAGCTCGCCATGGGTGCCCGCGGCCTCACCGTCGCCACGGTGGGCGAGGCCGAGGCCTTCGTGCGCGGTGGGTGCACCGACGTCTTCATCGCCTACCCCCTCTGGGTCGACGACCACCGCGCCGAGCGGCTGCGCGACCTCACCGAGCAGGCCCGCGTGGCCATCGGCGTGGACTCGGTCTACTCCGCGGCGAACCTCGGCCGCCGCCTGGGCGGCACCGGTGTCGAGGTGCTCGTCGAGATCGACTCGGGGCACCACCGCACCGGGGTGCGGCCCGAGGAGGCCGGCGACGTCGCCCGGGCCTCCGCCCGCGTCGGGCTGCCGGTGCGCGGGGTGTTCACCTTCCCCGGGCACGGCTACTCCCCCGGTGCCGCCGACGAGGTCGTCGCCACCGAGGCGCGCGCGCTGCGCCGGGCCCGGGAGGCGGTCGAGGCCGAGGGCATCGAGGTCCGCGTCGTCTCCGGTGGCTCCACCCCGACCCTGGCCGCCAGCCTCGTCAGCGCCGGTGTCTCCGGCGCGGACGAGGCCGGCGGCCAGGACGTCGGGCGGGTCACCGAGCTGCGTCCGGGCGTCTACGTCTTCGGCGACGCCCAGCAGTGGGAGCTCGGCACGACCGACCCCGACGACATCGCGCTGACCGCCCGCACCACGGTCGTGAGCCACGCTGGCGGCCGGGTCGTCCTCGACGCGGGCTCGAAGGTGCTGGGCGCCGACCGGGCGGCGTACGCGACGGGGTACGGGCGCGTGCTGGAGCGACCCCGGGCGCGCATCGTCTCCCTCTCCGAGCACCACGCCGTCGTGGAGTGGCCGGGACGGCGCCCACGACTGGGCACCCAGCTCGACGTCGTCCCCAACCACGTCTGCGCGGCCGTCAACCTCTCCGACGCCCTGTGGGTCGAGGAGGCCGGGCGGTTGCGGGCGTGGCCGGTCGCGGCCCGCGGCCTGAACTCCTAG
- a CDS encoding MFS transporter, translating into MPDSAVTSDPIPNVPAARPLAAVVALCSGGLAAALSQTMVIPIQGELPRLLDSTAANTAWVVTITLLAGAVTMPVSGRLADMLGKQRVLVASTLLLVAGSVVCALADSLAPMLVGRALQGLAMGFIPVGIALLREIVPPHLAGSSVAAMSATLGVGGAIGLPLSAWIVEVGDWHLLFWVSAAVALVVLAGIVLLVPHVHDAHPARFDTVGAIGLATGLVLFLVGLSKASAWGWGSGRTLGFIAAGLVVLVVWALAELRTTEPLVDLRSTARLPVLLTNLAAIAVGMGMMAQAIVVPQLLQLPEALGYGLGQSLLAAGLWMAPGGLMMLFFAPVSSRLMASIGAKVTLMIGASVLGGGYVLALFLMGSAWQLAAAAVVISIGVGIGYAAMPSLVLDASPAHEAGSAVGVNALARSLGTTLASALMGTVLTSSTLTLGTGAGAVVVPTEGAFQVCFVIGAAAALLGVAIAATIPRSRPAPPAVPAGLTPREDVATSA; encoded by the coding sequence GTGCCCGACTCCGCCGTGACCAGCGATCCCATCCCGAACGTGCCTGCAGCGCGTCCTCTCGCCGCCGTGGTGGCGCTGTGCTCCGGCGGCCTGGCGGCCGCGCTCAGCCAGACGATGGTCATCCCGATCCAGGGCGAGCTGCCCCGACTGCTCGACAGCACGGCCGCGAACACCGCCTGGGTCGTGACGATCACGCTCCTGGCCGGCGCGGTGACCATGCCGGTGTCCGGGCGTCTGGCAGACATGCTCGGCAAGCAGCGCGTCCTGGTGGCCAGCACCCTGCTCCTGGTCGCCGGTTCGGTCGTCTGCGCGCTGGCGGACTCGCTCGCCCCGATGCTCGTGGGCCGTGCCCTCCAAGGGCTGGCGATGGGCTTCATCCCCGTCGGCATCGCCCTGCTCCGCGAGATCGTCCCGCCCCACCTGGCCGGCTCCTCGGTCGCGGCCATGAGCGCCACCCTCGGCGTCGGCGGCGCCATCGGCCTGCCCCTGTCGGCCTGGATCGTCGAGGTCGGCGACTGGCACCTGCTCTTCTGGGTCTCCGCGGCCGTGGCACTGGTCGTCCTGGCGGGCATCGTGCTGCTGGTCCCCCACGTCCACGACGCCCACCCCGCCCGCTTCGACACCGTCGGGGCGATCGGCCTGGCCACCGGGCTCGTCCTGTTCCTCGTCGGCCTGTCCAAGGCCAGCGCCTGGGGCTGGGGCTCGGGGCGCACCCTCGGCTTCATCGCCGCGGGCCTGGTGGTGCTGGTGGTCTGGGCCCTGGCCGAGCTGCGTACGACGGAGCCGCTGGTCGACCTGCGCAGCACCGCGCGCCTGCCCGTGCTGCTGACCAACCTGGCGGCGATCGCGGTCGGGATGGGGATGATGGCGCAGGCGATCGTGGTGCCGCAGCTGCTCCAGCTCCCGGAGGCGCTGGGCTACGGCCTGGGGCAGTCGCTGCTGGCCGCCGGCCTGTGGATGGCGCCCGGCGGACTCATGATGCTCTTCTTCGCCCCCGTCTCCAGCCGTCTGATGGCCTCGATCGGCGCGAAGGTCACGCTGATGATCGGTGCCTCGGTGCTGGGCGGCGGCTACGTGCTGGCCCTGTTCCTCATGGGCTCGGCCTGGCAGCTGGCGGCTGCCGCGGTGGTCATCTCGATCGGCGTGGGGATCGGCTACGCCGCGATGCCCTCGCTGGTCCTCGACGCCAGCCCCGCCCACGAGGCCGGCTCGGCGGTCGGCGTCAACGCGCTGGCCCGCTCCCTGGGCACGACGCTGGCCTCCGCCCTGATGGGCACCGTGCTGACGAGCAGCACCCTGACCCTCGGCACGGGCGCAGGCGCGGTCGTGGTGCCCACCGAGGGCGCGTTCCAGGTCTGCTTCGTGATCGGTGCCGCGGCGGCTCTGCTGGGCGTGGCCATCGCCGCGACCATCCCGCGCAGCCGCCCCGCTCCCCCGGCGGTGCCTGCCGGTCTCACTCCTCGTGAGGACGTGGCGACGAGCGCCTGA
- a CDS encoding YihY/virulence factor BrkB family protein: protein MRTGVDLAARTARDTIKDRVPGLAAEAALFTLISLPALILVVLGSLGFVADALGPEGADELDRLVFELPRTFFSERTYEAYADIARTVVENGRADVVSVGLLLSLWTGSRAVNRILETVSIAYDVTPRPGWRRRLVALGLTVAGLVGAVAVLPMLVLGPRIVRLVAPETVAEASLSVLSVLYWPTLGLLVLAALATLYHLGVPWRTPWHRDLPGAVLAMAVWFAASGVLRAYLALAGQDDQVYQRLGTPIAVVLWLYVSAVALLLGAELNAEIEKRWPTRETLRRSSPRPHEE, encoded by the coding sequence GTGCGGACCGGGGTCGACCTGGCGGCCCGCACCGCGCGGGACACGATCAAGGACCGGGTGCCGGGGCTGGCCGCCGAGGCCGCGCTGTTCACCCTGATCTCGCTGCCGGCGCTCATCCTCGTGGTCCTGGGGTCCCTCGGGTTCGTCGCGGACGCCCTGGGACCGGAGGGTGCCGACGAGCTGGACCGGTTGGTCTTCGAGCTGCCGCGCACGTTCTTCTCCGAGCGCACCTACGAGGCGTACGCCGACATCGCCCGCACCGTGGTCGAGAACGGCCGCGCGGACGTGGTGTCGGTGGGGCTGCTGCTGAGCCTGTGGACCGGGTCCAGGGCGGTCAACCGGATCCTGGAGACGGTGTCGATCGCCTACGACGTCACCCCGCGCCCCGGCTGGCGTCGGCGCCTGGTCGCCCTGGGGCTGACGGTCGCTGGGCTCGTGGGCGCCGTGGCGGTGCTGCCGATGCTGGTGCTGGGGCCACGGATCGTGCGGCTGGTCGCGCCGGAGACGGTGGCCGAGGCGAGCCTGTCGGTGCTCAGCGTCCTGTACTGGCCGACGCTGGGGCTGCTGGTGCTCGCGGCGCTGGCCACGCTCTACCACCTCGGCGTGCCGTGGCGGACCCCGTGGCACCGTGACCTGCCCGGTGCGGTCCTGGCGATGGCGGTCTGGTTCGCCGCGTCCGGGGTCCTGCGCGCCTACCTGGCCCTCGCCGGCCAGGACGACCAGGTCTACCAGCGGCTCGGCACCCCGATCGCGGTCGTGCTCTGGCTCTACGTCAGCGCGGTCGCGCTGCTGCTGGGGGCCGAGCTCAACGCGGAGATCGAGAAGCGGTGGCCCACGCGGGAGACGCTCAGGCGCTCGTCGCCACGTCCTCACGAGGAGTGA
- a CDS encoding rolling circle replication-associated protein — protein sequence MATFKAYPSGASMGCPGKGGARENKRGSVNGWSAASVRRHVRWLWSVDVPALDGDGYGVTLTVRDTPADHGDWKQLREAYLRKLRDAGCIRWHWVTEWQRRGTPHMHLAVYVPTGWLPPEAPISDIMSPYEERDSSTCPP from the coding sequence ATGGCGACGTTTAAAGCGTACCCATCGGGCGCGTCTATGGGCTGTCCCGGAAAGGGCGGCGCACGGGAGAACAAGCGCGGCAGCGTGAACGGCTGGAGCGCGGCCAGCGTGAGGCGTCACGTCCGCTGGTTGTGGTCAGTCGACGTGCCAGCACTCGACGGTGACGGCTACGGCGTCACGTTGACGGTGCGCGACACACCTGCCGATCACGGCGACTGGAAGCAGCTGCGCGAGGCGTACCTGCGGAAGTTGCGCGACGCCGGGTGCATCCGGTGGCACTGGGTCACTGAGTGGCAGCGTCGAGGGACCCCGCACATGCATCTGGCGGTGTACGTCCCGACTGGCTGGCTTCCTCCCGAAGCGCCGATAAGCGACATTATGTCACCTTATGAAGAGCGGGACTCCTCCACCTGCCCGCCTTGA
- a CDS encoding GNAT family N-acetyltransferase: MITALDAESLADCVSLYVDTFNAPPWDESWSPDDASLRLNDFLATPRSTGLCLWGTERERDLQGFVLGHLERSGADDHFLIQEMCVRRTLQRQGHGTRLLEALAEALPTVNHWYLLTARDSEASSFYEKNGFRPARRQGVFVRP, translated from the coding sequence GTGATCACTGCCTTGGACGCCGAGTCGCTGGCTGACTGCGTGTCGCTCTACGTCGACACCTTCAACGCGCCACCGTGGGACGAGTCCTGGAGCCCCGACGATGCGTCACTGCGACTGAACGACTTCCTCGCGACGCCTCGGTCAACAGGGCTCTGCCTATGGGGAACCGAACGAGAGCGCGACCTTCAAGGCTTTGTGCTTGGCCACCTAGAGCGATCAGGCGCGGACGACCACTTCCTGATTCAGGAGATGTGCGTGCGCCGCACCCTGCAACGCCAGGGGCACGGAACACGCCTGCTCGAAGCGCTCGCCGAAGCACTCCCGACCGTGAACCACTGGTACCTGCTCACAGCCCGCGACAGTGAAGCGTCGTCGTTCTACGAGAAAAACGGGTTCCGTCCGGCTAGGCGTCAGGGAGTCTTCGTCCGGCCCTAG
- a CDS encoding OsmC family protein, which translates to MATDDTLRAIDMVRIGEHRYKATNGRGGVLPIGGGDDPDFTPVELLLAALAGCGAIDLDHLTGKRAPFASFAARAEGHKVRDEGGNHLTGLTVTFDVTFPEGEGGDAARESLPRAMRQIEERLCTVGRTVTLGDPVAYRTGSLATDADADDSIAPEPDPSA; encoded by the coding sequence ATGGCTACCGACGACACGCTGCGCGCCATCGACATGGTCCGGATCGGGGAGCACCGCTACAAGGCCACCAACGGCCGCGGGGGAGTGCTGCCCATCGGTGGTGGTGACGACCCCGACTTCACCCCGGTCGAGCTGCTGCTCGCGGCGCTGGCCGGCTGCGGGGCGATCGACCTCGACCACCTCACCGGCAAGCGGGCGCCGTTCGCGTCCTTCGCCGCGCGCGCCGAGGGGCACAAGGTCCGCGACGAGGGCGGGAACCACCTGACCGGTCTCACGGTCACCTTCGACGTGACCTTCCCCGAGGGGGAGGGCGGCGACGCGGCACGTGAGTCGCTGCCGCGGGCGATGCGGCAGATCGAGGAGCGGCTGTGCACCGTCGGGCGCACCGTCACCCTCGGCGACCCGGTGGCCTACCGCACCGGGAGCCTCGCGACCGACGCGGACGCCGACGACTCGATCGCGCCCGAGCCGGATCCGTCGGCGTGA
- a CDS encoding SDR family NAD(P)-dependent oxidoreductase: MSVRPWTAVPDQRGRRFVVTGATSGIGLMTARVLVHRGAEVVLGVRNVEKGAAAADRMTGPGRAVVERLDVSDLASVEAFAERVGDVDVLVNNAGILGVAQGTSVDGVELHLATNHLGHHALALRMLPRIGDRVVVVSSNSHRHGELDVSDLGWQRRPYKPYAAYAASKLANMLFLLELQRRLTQDGSTLRVTGAHPGSTATAITASSGHGFFSWLGSWGHQLVGMPAWRGALPTLYAATMDVPGNSYIGPHGPGEFLGWPTMVGRSAAAADPALARACWDASVELSGVGLSLR, translated from the coding sequence GTGAGCGTGCGTCCCTGGACCGCGGTGCCCGACCAGCGCGGTCGCCGCTTCGTGGTCACCGGGGCGACCAGCGGCATCGGGCTGATGACCGCGCGGGTGCTGGTGCACCGTGGAGCCGAGGTCGTCCTCGGCGTACGTAACGTGGAGAAGGGCGCCGCGGCGGCGGACCGGATGACCGGCCCCGGACGGGCGGTCGTGGAGCGCCTCGACGTCTCCGACCTGGCCTCGGTGGAGGCCTTCGCCGAGCGCGTGGGCGACGTGGACGTGCTGGTCAACAACGCCGGCATCCTGGGGGTCGCGCAGGGCACCTCGGTCGACGGGGTCGAGCTGCACCTGGCCACCAACCACCTGGGGCATCACGCGCTGGCGCTGCGGATGCTGCCCCGCATCGGCGACCGGGTGGTCGTCGTGTCCTCGAACTCCCACCGGCACGGCGAGCTCGACGTCTCCGACCTCGGCTGGCAGCGGCGGCCGTACAAGCCGTACGCCGCGTACGCCGCCTCCAAGCTGGCCAACATGCTCTTCCTGCTCGAGCTGCAGCGACGGCTGACGCAGGACGGGTCGACGCTGCGCGTGACCGGGGCGCACCCGGGCTCGACGGCCACCGCGATCACCGCCAGCAGCGGGCACGGGTTCTTCAGCTGGCTCGGGTCCTGGGGCCACCAGCTGGTCGGTATGCCGGCCTGGCGCGGGGCGCTGCCGACCCTGTACGCCGCCACCATGGACGTGCCCGGGAACTCCTACATCGGCCCGCACGGGCCGGGGGAGTTCCTCGGGTGGCCGACCATGGTGGGCCGCAGCGCGGCGGCCGCCGACCCTGCGCTGGCCCGTGCGTGCTGGGACGCCTCGGTCGAGCTGAGCGGGGTCGGGCTCAGCCTGCGGTGA
- a CDS encoding HesB/IscA family protein, translated as MLTLTQNATLIVKEIADQQGGTEGSGLRITAEPGPEAGLAVTTAETAEPGDQVLQQDGATVYLDQDAATMLDDKVLDAAVDEGGRVEFALGVQG; from the coding sequence ATGCTCACCCTCACCCAGAACGCCACTCTCATCGTCAAGGAGATCGCCGACCAGCAGGGCGGCACCGAGGGCTCCGGCCTGCGGATCACCGCCGAGCCCGGCCCCGAGGCCGGCCTGGCGGTCACCACCGCCGAGACCGCCGAGCCCGGCGACCAGGTCCTGCAGCAGGACGGCGCCACGGTCTACCTCGACCAGGACGCCGCCACCATGCTCGACGACAAGGTGCTCGACGCCGCTGTCGACGAGGGCGGTCGCGTCGAGTTCGCCCTCGGCGTCCAGGGCTGA